From the Mycteria americana isolate JAX WOST 10 ecotype Jacksonville Zoo and Gardens unplaced genomic scaffold, USCA_MyAme_1.0 Scaffold_109, whole genome shotgun sequence genome, the window agaggtgctggcggTTGTGGTGGTTGTAGATTcgctcgtgggcatggtggttgtAGAGATGGTGGTTGACGTAGtgggtgtagaggtggtggtggcagaggaggcttcagaggtgctggtgcgcATGGAGGTTGTAGAGGTGCTGCTGTCCGTGGggcttgcagaggtggtggtggccatggaggcttcagagatgctggtgtccgtggtggttgcagaggtgctggacgtgggggtttttgtagagtcactcgtgggcatggtggtttcTGAGATGCTGGCTGACATAGTGGGTGTAGAGCtggcggtggcagaggaggctttagaggtgctggtgaccttggaggtttgagaggtgctggtggccgttgaagttgtagaggtggtggtggtttgggaaattgtagggatgttggtgggcatggtgtttgtggagatggtggttggcatggggttttgagaggtggtggtggccatggtggatagtgtagaggtggtggtgtccgtggcggtgggtgcagaggtggtggtgggcattatggtgggtgcagaggtgctggtgggcattatggtgggtgcagaggtggtggtggctgtcatggtgggtgcagaggtgctggtgggcattatggtgggtgcagaggtgctggtgggcattatggtgggtgcagaggtggtggtggctgtcatggtgggtgcagaggtgctggtgggcattatggtgggtgcagagctggtggtggctgtcgtggtgggtgcagaggtgctgttGTCGATGGTGGTTGTAGAGGTGCCGGTGTCAATTGTCATAGCAGACGTGCTGGAGTCTGTTGtggttgcagaggagctggtgggcatGATGGtgattgcagaggtgctggtatgcACGGTGGATGTAGAGGTGCTGGTGGGCGTagtggatgctgcagaggtgatggtggtggtcttgatgggtgcagaggtgctagaggctgtcatggcggatgcagaggggctggtgtcCATGGcggtttcagaggtgctggtttctgtggagcttgcagaggtgctgatGGTTGTGGTGGTTGTAGATTcgctcgtgggcatggtggttgtggagatggtggttgacATAGTGcgtgtagaggtggtggtggcagaggaggcttcagaggtgctggtgaccttggaggtttgagaggtgctggtggccgttgaagttgtagaggtggtggtgttttgggaaattgtagggatgttggtggggatggtgtttgtggagatggtgcttggcatggggttttgagaggtggtggtggccatggtggatagTGTAGAGGTGGTGATGTCCGTCATGGTGgttgcagaggggctggtgtcCATGGcggtttcagaggtgctggtttctttggagcttgcagaggtgctggcggTTTTGGTGGTTGTAGATTcgctcgtgggcatggtggttgtAGAGATGGTGGTTGACGTAGtgggtgtagaggtggtggtggcagaggaggcttcagaggtgctggtgcgcATGGaggttgcagaggtgctgctgtccgtggggcttgcagaggtggtggtggccatggaggcttcagagatgctggtgtccgtggtggttgcagaggtgctggacgTGGGGGTTTTTGTAGAGTCACTCGCGGGCATGGTGGTTTCTGAGTTGCTGGCTGACATAGTGGGTGTAGAGCtggcggtggcagaggaggcttcagaggtgctggtgaccttggaggtttgagaggtgctggtggccgttgaagttgtagaggtggtggtgttttgggaaattgtagggatgttggtgggcatggtgtttgtggagatggtggttggcatggggttttgagaggtggtggtggccatggtggatagtgtagaggtggtggtgtccgtggcggtgggtgcagaggtggtggtgggcattatggtgggtgcagaggtgctggtgggcattatggtgggtgcagaggtggtggtggctgtcatggtgggtgcagaggtgctggtgggcattatggtgggtgcagagctggtggtggctgtcgtggtgggtgcagaggtgctgttGTCGACGGTGGTTGTAGAGGTGCCGGTGTCAATTGTCATAGCAGACGTGCTGGAGTCTGTTGtggttgcagaggagctggtgggcatGATGGtgattgcagaggtgctggtatgcACGGTGGATGTAGAGGTGCTGGTGGGCGAagtggatgctgcagaggtgatggtggtggtcttgatgggtgcagaggtgctagaggctgtcatggcggatgcagaggggctggtgtcCATGGcggtttcagaggtgctggtttctgtggagcttgcagaggtgctggcggTTGTGGTGGTTGTAGATTcgctcgtgggcatggtggttgtggagatggtggttgacATAGTGcgtgtagaggtggtggtggcagaggaggcttcagaggtgctggtgaccttggaggtttgagaggtgctggtggccgttgaagttctagaggtggtggtgttttgggaaattgtagggatgttggtggggatggtgtttgtggagatggtggttggcatggggttttgagaggtggtggtggccatggtggatagtgtagaggtggtggtgtccgtggcggtgggtgcagaggtgctggtgggcattatggtgggtgcagagctggtggtggctgtcatggtgggtgcagaggtggtgtTGTCGATGGTGGTTGTAGAGGTGCCGGTGTCAATTGTCATAGCAGACGTGCTGGAGTCTGTTGtggttgcagaggagctggtgggcatGATGGtgattgcagaggtgctggtatgcACGGTGGATGTAGAGGTGCTGGTGGGCGTAGTGgatgctgcagaggagatggtggtggtcttgatgggtgcagaggtgctagaggctgtCATGATTGGTGCGGAGGTAGTGGTGGCCGTGGTGGTTGCAGATGTGCTGGTATCCACAGTGGTTGTTAAAGTGCTGGTGGGCATCATGGTGggttcagaggtgctggtggacatcatggtggttgcagaggtgctggtatgcACAGTGGATGCGGAGGTGCTGGTATGCAAGGTGGATGCTGCCGAGGTGATGGTGGCAGtcatgatgggtgcagaggtgctagaggctgtcatggcggatgcagaggggctggtgtcCATGGcggtttcagaggtgctggtttctgtggagcttgcagaggtgctggcggTTTTGGTGGTTGTAGATTcgctcgtgggcatggtggttgtAGAGATGGTGGTTGACATAGtgggtgtagaggtggtggtggcagaggaggcttcagaggtgctggtgcgcATGGaggttgcagaggtgctgctgtccGTGGGGCTTGcaatggtggtggtggccatggaggcttcagagatgctggtgtccgtggtggttgcagaggtgctggacgtgggggtttttgtagagtcactcgtgggcatggtggtttctgagttgctggctgacatagtgggtgtagagctggcggtggcagaggaggcttcagaggtgctggtgaccttggaggtttgagaggtgctggtggccgttgaagttgtagaggtggtggtgttttgggaaattgtagggatgttggtgggcatggtgtttgtggagatggtggttggcatggggttttgagaggtggtggtggccatggtggatagtgtagaggtggtggtgtccgtggcggtgggtgcagaggtgctggtgggcattatggtgggtgcagaggtgctggtgggcattatggtgggtgcagaggtggtggtggctgtcatggtgggtgcagaggtgctggtgggcattatggtgggtgcagagctggtggtggctgtcgtggtgggtgcagaggtgctgttGTCGACGGTGGTTGTAGAGGTGCCGGTGTCAATTGTCATAGCAGACGTGCTGGAGTCTGTTGtggttgcagaggagctggtgggcatGATGGtgattgcagaggtgctggtatgcACGGTGGATGTAGAGGTGCTGGTGTGCGTagtggatgctgcagaggtgatggtggtggtcttgatgggtgcagaggtgctagaggctgtcatggcggatgcagaggggctggtgtcCATGGcggtttcagaggtgctggtttctttggagcttgcagaggtgctggcggTTGTGGTGGTTGTAGATTcgctcgtgggcatggtggttgtAGAGATGGTGGTTGACGTAGtgggtgtagaggtggtggtggcagaggaggcttcagaggtgctggtgcgcATGGAGGTTGTAGAGGTGCTGCTGTCCGTGGggcttgcagaggtggtggtggccatggaggcttcagagatgctggtgtccgtggtggttgcagaggtgctggacgtgggggtttttgtagagtcactcgtgggcatggtggtttctgagttgctggctgacatagtgggtgtagatatggcggtggcagaggaggcttcagaggtggtggtgaccttggaggtttgagaggtgctggtggccgttgaagttgtagaggtggtggtgttttgggaaattgtagggatgttggtgggcatggtgtttgtggagatggtggttgtcatggggttttgagaggtggtggtggccatggtggataTAGTAGAGGTGGTGATGTCCGTCATGGTGgttgcagaggggctggtgtTCGTGGaggtttcagaggtgctggtttctttggagcttgcagaggtgctgacGGTTGTGGTGGTTGTAGATTcgctcgtgggcatggtggttgtggagatggtggttgacatagtgggtgtagaggtggtggtggcagaggaggcttcagaggttcTGGTGTGCATAGAGGTTGTAGAGGTGGTGCTGTccgtggagcttgcagaggtggtggtggccatggaggcttcagagatgctggtgtccgtggtggttgcagaggtgctggacgtgggggtttttgtagagtcactcgtgggcatggtggtttctgagttgctggctgacatagtgggtgtagagctggcggtggcagaggaggcttcagaggtgctggtgaccttggaggtttgagaggtgctggtggccgttgaagttgtagaggtggtggtgttttgggaaattgtagggatgttggtgggcatggtgtttgtggagatggtggttggcatggggttttgagaggtggtggtggccatggtggatagtgtagaggtggtggtgtccgtggcggtgggtgcagaggtgctggtgggcattatggtgggtgcagaggtgctggtgggcattatggtgggtgcagaggtggtggtggctgtcatggtgggtgcagaggtgctggtgggcattatggtgggtgcagagctggtggtggctgtcgtggtgggtgcagaggtgctgttGTCGATGGTGGTTGTAGAGGTGCCGGTGTCAATTGTCATAGCAGACGTGCTGGAGTCTGTTGtggttgcagaggagctggtgggcatGATGGtgattgcagaggtgctggtatgcACGGTGGATGTAGAGGTGCTGGTGGGCGTagtggatgctgcagaggtgatggtggtggtcttgatgggtgcagaggtgctagaggctgtCATGATTGGTGCGGAGGTAGTGGTGGccgtggtggttgcagaggtgctggtatcCACGGTGGTTGTTAAAGTGCTGGTGGGCATCATGGTGggttcagaggtgctggtgggcatcatggtggttgcagaggtgctggtatgcACAGTGGATGCGGAGGTGCTGGTGTGCAAGGTGGATGCTGCCGAGGTGATGGTGGCAGtcatgatgggtgcagaggtgctagaggctgtCATGGCGGATGCAGAGGAGCTGGTGTCCATGGcggtttcagaggtgctggtttctgtggagcttgcagaggtgctggcggTTGTGGTGGTTGTAGATTcgctcgtgggcatggtggttgtAGAGATGGTGGTTGACGTAGtgggtgtagaggtggtggtggcagaggaggcttcagaggtgctggtgaccttggaggtttgagaggtgctggtggccgttgaagttgtagaggtggtggtgttttgggaaattgtagggatgttggtgggcatggtgtttgtggagatggtggttggcatggggttttgagaggtggtggtggccatggtggatagtgtagaggtggtggtgtctgtggcggtgggtgcagaggtgctggtgggcattatggtgggtgcagaggtgctggtgggcattatggtgggtgcagagctggtggtggctgtcgtggtgggtgcagaggtgctgttGTCGATGGTGGTTGTAGAGGTGCCGGTGTCAATTGTCATAGCAGACGTGCTGGAGTCTGTTGtggttgcagaggagctggtgggcatGATGGtgattgcagaggtgctggtatgcACGGTGGATGTAGAGGTGCTGGTGGGCGTagtggatgctgcagaggtgatggtggtggtcttgatgggtgcagaggtgctagaggctgtcatggcggatgcagaggggctggtgtcCATGGcggtttcagaggtgctggtttctttggagcttgcagaggtgctggcggTTGTGGTGGTTGTAGATTcgctcgtgggcatggtggttgtAGAGATGGTGGTTGACGTAGtgggtgtagaggtggtggtggcagaggaggcttcagaggtgctggtgcgcATGGAGGTTGTAGAGGTGCTGCTGTCCGTGGggcttgcagaggtggtggtggccatggaggcttcagagatgctggtgtccgtggtggttgcagaggtgctggacgtgggggtttttgtagagtcactcgtgggcatggtggtttctgagttgctggctgacatagtgggtgtagatatggcggtggcagaggaggcttcagaggtggtggtgaccttggaggtttgagaggtgctggtggccgttgaagttgtagaggtggtggtgttttgggaaattgtagggatgttggtgggcatggtgtttgtggagatggtggttggcATGGTgttttgagaggtggtggtggccatggtggatagTGTAGAGGTGGTGATGTCCGTCATGGTGGTTGCAGAGGGGATGGTGTTCGTGGaggtttcagaggtgctggtttctttggagcttgcagaggtgctgacGGTTGTGGTGGTTGTAGATTcgctcgtgggcatggtggttgtggagatggtggttgacatagtgggtgtagaggtggtggtggcagaggaggcttcagaggttcTGGTGCGCATAGAGGTTGTAGAGGTGGTGCTGTccgtggagcttgcagaggtggtggtggccatggaggcttcagagatgctggtgtccgtggtggttgcagaggtgctggacgTGGGGGTTTTTATAGAGTCactcgtgggcatggtggtttctgagttgctggctgacatagtgggtgtagatatggcggtggcagaggaggcttcagaggtgctggtgaccttggaggtttgagaggtgctggtggccgttgaagttgtagaggtggtggtgttttgggaaattgtaggGGTGTTGGTGGGCGTGGTGTTAGTGGAGATGGTGGTTGTCATGgggttttgagaggtggtggtggccatggtggatagtgtagaggtggtggtgtccgtggcggtgggtgcagaggtgctggtgggcattatggtgggtacagaggtggtggtggctgtcgtggtgggtgcagaggtgctggtgtcGATGGTGGTTGTAGAGGTGCCGGTGTCAATTGTCATAGCAGATGTGCTGGAGTCTGTTGTTGTTGCAGAGGAGTTGGTGGGCATGATGGTgactgcagaggtgctggtatgcACGGTGGATGTAGAGGTGCTGGTGGGCGTagtggatgctgcagaggtgatggtggtggtcttgatgggtgcagaggtgctagaggctgtCATGATTGGTGCGGAGGTAGTGGTGGccgtggtggttgcagaggtgttGGTATCCACGGTGGTTGTTAAAGTGCTGGTGGGCATCATGGTGggttcagaggtgctggtggacatcatggtggttgcagaggtgctggtatgcACGGTGGATGCGGAGGTGCTGGTGTGCAAGGTGGATGCTGCCGAGGTGATGGTGGCAGtcatgatgggtgcagaggtgctagaggctgtcatggcggatgcagaggggctggtgtcCATGGcggtttcagaggtgctggtttctgtggagcttgcagaggtgctggcggTTGTGGTGCTTGTAGATTcgctcgtgggcatggtggttgtGGATATGGTGGTTGACATAGtgggtgtagaggtggtggtggcagaggaggcttcagaggtgctggtgaccttggaggtttgagaggtgctggtggccgtggagcttgcagaggtggtggtggccatggaggcttcagagatgctggtgtccatggtggttgcagaggtgctggacgtgggggtttttgtagagtcactcgtgggcatggtggtttctgagttgctggctgacatagtgggtgtagatctggcggtggcagaggaggcttcagaggtggtggtgaccttggaggtttgagaggtgctggtggccgttgaagttgtagaggtggtggtgttttgggaaattgtaggGATGTTGGTGGGCATGGTGTTAGTGGAGATGGTGTTTGGCATGgggttttgagaggtggtggtggccatggtggatagtgtagaggtggtggtgtccgtggcggtgggtgcagaggtgctggtgggcattatggtgggtgcagaggtgctggtgtcGATGGTGGTTGTAGAGGTGCCGGTGTCAATTGTCATAGCAGACGTGCTGGAGTCTGTTGtggttgcagaggagctggtgggcatGATGGtgattgcagaggtgctggtatgcACGGTGGATGTAGAGGTGCTGGTGTGCAAGGTGGATGCTgcagaggtgatggtggtggtcttgatgggtgcagaggtgctagaggctgtCATGATTGGTGCGGAGGTAGTGGTGGccgtggtggttgcagaggtgctggaaTCCACGGTGGTTGTTAAAGTGCTGGTGGGCATCATGGTGggttcagaggtgctggtgggcatcatggtggttgcagaggtgctggtatgcACGGTGGATGCAGATGTGCTGGTGTGCAAGGTGGATGCTGCCGAGGTGATGGTGGCAGtcatgatgggtgcagaggtgctagaggctgtCATGGCGGATGCAGAGGAGCTGGTGTCCATGGcggtttcagaggtgctggtttctgtggagcttgcagaggtgctggcggTTGTGGTGGTTGTAGATTcgctcgtgggcatggtggttgtAGAGATGGTGGTTGACGTAGtgggtgtagaggtggtggtggcagaggaggcttcagaggtgctggtgaccttggaggtttgagaggtgctggtggccgttgaagttgtagaggtggtggtgttttgggaaattgtagggatgttggtgggcatggtgtttgtggagatggtggttggcatggggttttgagaggtggtggtAGCCATGTTGGATAGTGTAGAGGTGGTGATGTCCGTCATGGTGgttgcagaggggctggtgtTCGTGGaggtttcagaggtgctggtttctttggagcttgcagaggtgctgacGGTTGTGGTGGTTGTAGATTcgctcgtgggcatggtggttgtggagatggtggttgacatagtgggtgtagaggtgttggtggcagaggaggcttcagaggtgctggtgcgcATGGAGGTTGTAGAGGTGCTGCTGTccgtggagcttgcagaggtggtggtgtccatggaggcttcagagatgctggtgtccgtggtggttgcagaggtgctggacgTGGGGGTTTTTGTAGAGTCACTCGTGGGCGTGGTGGTTTCTGAGTTGCTGGCTGACATAGTGGGTGTAGATAtggcggtggcagaggaggcttcagaggtgctggtggccttggaggtttgagaggtgctggtggccgttgaagttgtagaggtggtggtgttttgggaaattgtagggatgttggtgggcatggtgtttgtggagatggtggttggcatggggttttgagaggtggtggtggccatggtggatagtgtagaggtggtggtgtccgtggcggtgggtgcagaggtggtggtggctgtcatggtgggtgcagaggtgctggtgtcGATGGTGGTTGTAGAGGTGCCGGTGTCAATTGTCATAGCAGATGTGCTGGAGTCTGTTGtggttgcagaggagctggtgggcatCACGGtgattgcagaggtgctggtatgcACGGTGGATGTAGAGGTGCTGGTGGGCGTagtggatgctgcagaggtgACGGTGGTGGTcttgatgggtgcagaggtgctagaggctgtCATGATTGGTGCGGAGGtagtggtggccatggtggttgcagaggtgctggtatcCACGGTGGTTGTTAAAGTGCTGGTGGGCATCATGGTGggttcagaggtgctggtggacatcatggtggttgcagaggtgctggtatgcACGGTGGATGCAGATGTGCTGGTGTGCAAGGTGGATGCTGCCGAGGTGATGGTGGCAGtcatgatgggtgcagaggtgctagaggctgtcatgacggatgcagaggggctggtgtcCATGGcggtttcagaggtgctggtttctgtggagcttgcagaggtgctggcggTTGTGGTGGTTGTAGATTCGCTCGTGAGCATGGTGGTTGTAGAGATGGTAGTTGACATAGtgggtgtagaggtggtggtggcagaggaggcttcagaggttcTGGTGTGCATAGAGGTTGTAGAGGTGCTGCTGTccgtggagcttgcagaggtggtggtggccatggaggcttcagagatgctggtgtccgtggtggtggcagaggtgctggacgtgggggtttttgtagagtcactcgtgggcatggtggtttctgagttgctggctgacatagtgggtgtagatatggcggtggcagaggaggcttcagaggtggtggtgaccttggaggtttgagaggtgctggtggccgttgaagttgtagaggtggtggtgttttgggaaattgtaggGGTGTTGGTGGGCATGGTGTTAGTGGAGATGGTGGTTGGCATGgggttttgagaggtggtggtggccatggtggatagtgtagaggtggtggtgtccgtggcggtgggtgcagaggtgctggtgggcattatggtgggtgcagaggtggtggtggctgtcatggtgggtgcagaggtggtgtTGTCGATGGTGGTTGTAGCGGTGCCGGTGTCAATTGTCATAGCAGACGTGCTGGAGTCTGTTGtggttgcagaggagctggtgggcatGATGGtgattgcagaggtgctggtatgcACGGTGGATGTAGAGGTGCTGGTGGGCGTagtggatgctgcagaggtgatggtggtggtcttgatgggtgcagaggtgctagaggctgtCATGATTGGTGCGGAGGTAGTGGTGGccgtggtggttgcagaggtgttGGTATCCACGGTGGTTGTTAAAGTGCTGGTGGGCATCATGGTGggttcagaggtgctggtggacatcatggtggttgcagaggtgctggt encodes:
- the LOC142403114 gene encoding uncharacterized protein LOC142403114; the protein is MMSTSTSEPTMMPTSTLTTTVDTSTSATTTATTTSTTTISSAASTTPTSTSTSTVHTSTSAITIMPTSSSATTTDSSTSAMTIDTGTSTTTIDNTTSAPTMTATTTSSATTTSTRTMSTTISTTTMPTSESTTTTTASTSASSTETTSSATTTSTPTTSTTISTTTMPTSESTTTKTASTSASSKETSTSETAMDTSPSATTMTDITTSTLSTMRIYNHHNHQHLCKLHRNQHL
- the LOC142403115 gene encoding uncharacterized protein LOC142403115, with amino-acid sequence MTATTTSAPTIMPTSTSAPTATDTTTSTLSTMATTTSQNPMPTTISTNTITSEASSATTTSTPTMSTTISTTTITSAITVMPTSSSATTTDSSTSAMTIDTGTSTTTIDTTSSTSAPIMTATITSAASTFTLTTTVDSSTSATTTATTTSAPIMTASSTSAPIKTTTITSAASTLHTSTSTSTVHTSTSAITIMPTSSSATTTDSSTSAMTIDTGTSTTTIDTSTSTTTSASSTATSTSQTSKVTSTSEASSATTTSTPTMSTTISTTTMPTSESTSTTTASTSASSTETSTSETAMDTSPSTITSAASTTPTSTSTSTVHTSTSAVTIMPTNSSATTTDSSTSAMTIDTGTSTTTIDTSTSAPTTTATTTSVPTIMPTSTSAPTATDTTTSTLSTMATTTSQNPMTTTISTNTTPTNTPTISQNTTTSTTSTATSTSQTSKVTSTSEASSATAISTPTITSATTTDTSISEASMATTTSASSTDSTTSTTSMRTRTSEASSATTTSTPTMSTTISTTTMPTSESTTTTTVSTSASSKETSTSETSTNTIPSATTMTDITTSTLSTMATTTSQNTMPTTISTTSSTSAPIMTATITSAASTLHTSTSASTVHTTSSATTTSTPTMSTTISTTTMPTSESTTTTTVSTSASSKETSTSETSTNTSPSATTMTDITTSTISTMATTTSQNPMTTTISTPAPSMATTTIASPTDSSTSATSMRTSTSEASSATTTSTPTMSTTISTTTMPTSESTTTKTASTSHPPCIPAPPHPLCIPAPLQPP